DNA from Flavobacteriales bacterium:
AAACAGATACGATTCGTAATCTATCTGGCTAAAGCGTAACAAAACGGTGTCTGGAAAAACGTCTTTGTCATGTGATAGTATACTTTGACCAGACTTAAAGTATCCGTTTTCTTCTTGTTCAAAGTCATGATCACTGGTGTCAAATAATATATTGTTGGATGTTCCCCTTTGCAAGTAAGTATCGAAGGAAGTACCGTTGAGGCCTTCAAAATCGTTTCTAACAAAACCCCACAATGCTTTCACGAAAAATGGGTCTTCTATGTTATTCACCGATACACTAAAAGGTTCAATTCCATTTTGTGGGTTTTCTCCCCATTGTGTTTCTTTGGTATGAAAGAGTCTTTTGTGTTCAATCATTATAGTATTTCCTAATGTATCAGGGTCTGAGTAATGAAACCAAAAGTTACCAAGATTAGGTCGTGGAGCATTTTCGTCTACAACAAACCATACGCTATCCATTGGGTGCTCGCTGGGAATTGTAGTAAAGGCAGTAAGGGTGTCTTCATTTCGTATAATTTCTAGGGAATACGATTTATTTGCCTCACTAAATGTAAAGGGAGGAGTAGGTTGTATGTACAAACCTGGTAATGCATTTTGCAGAGAGTCAAACAAATTGATTAAATCTTCATCTTGTGAAAAATCAGCAATATTTAAATCAAGAATGTTCACTAATGGCACTTCGTTACCGTCTTCATTTCTTACTGTTATTGTAGCATCTTCTACAAATACGGAGTTAATGGTTTCAGCTGTTACAGGATCAAAAAACGGTTCACTTTGTGTTAAGAGGGCATAGGCTGGATAGCCTGGCTGCATCACTGCCTGAACCACAATTTTTTTAGTGGTATTGCCTTGACTAAAATCTACCTCTTGTTCGAATTCGAAAAACTTTTCGCAAGACACTAAGCCTAACGTAATCAGTATTAATGGGATTAATGTTCTCATGATTTAAAAATTAAAGTTCCAGGTTATTGAAGGTATTATTGGAAATAGAGAGACTTGCAAGGCTTTGGACTGTAAGTCTCCATCTGCTAAATTTCCTTCACCCTCTACGTCGAAATAAATGAAGTATGGATTGGCTCGATTGTATAGATTATATATTGAGAAATTCCACGATGAGTTGAACCTCTTGTTAGGCTTGTTTTTGGTGTATGTAGCAGATATATCCATTCTATGGTAAGCAGGCATTCTGTAACTGTTTCTGTCGCCGTATTCACTATAAATTCGCCCGTCTAGTACATACCTGTCTAAAACAGGAGTGAGGGTATTTCCAGTTGCATATACAAAGACGGCAGATAGCACCCATTTATCGTTTAAATCATGCGTAGCAGTCAGTGAGATGTCGTGTGTTCTGTCGTATTTAGCAGAAAATTCAACGCCATTGTTAAGTTCATCAAATTGACGAGTGGTTTTGGAAATGGTATACCCTAGCCATCCCGTAGTTTTACCTAAGCGTCTTTTAATGAAAAACTCTAAACCTCTGGATTCTCCATCTCCAAATGTGAAGGAATTGTCAGAGGACGTATTGGTGTTGTCTTCTGGTAAAGCTCCTTCTCTGTATTCAATGAGGTTATTCATCTTTTTGTGATAGGCTTCAATGGAAGTTTCCCATTTGTTATCGAAAAAATTCTTGAATAGACCAACTGCAAATTGACGACCGTACTGAGGTTTTACAATATCTGTACTTGGCACCCATAAATCTGTTGGTAGCGATACACTAGATAGTGATGCCAAATGGATGTACTGGTAGTTTTGAGTATACGATGCTTTGAATGAACTGTTTTTATCAATTTTATACCTCAATGACAATCTAGGCTCGATGTGTCTGTGGTGCTTTGTAGTGTCACCAGTAAACTCGTTTTTAAAATAATCTCTAATAGTAATTGGTCCACCAAACTGAAAACTACTGTATCTAAGTCCAGCGTGGATTTTTAACTCTTCATTCACCTCAATGTCATCTGAGACGTATAAAGCTCCTTCATTTGAGTATTGTTTGAATATGGATTCCGGCTCAAAGACTACTTCTCCAGAACGCCCCGTTACGCTACCAGGAACAAAGGTGTGGTAGGTAAAGTGTGCACCAAATTTTATATTGTGTTTGTAGTTTGGAAGGTATGAGAAATCGACTTTGGTATTCCAATCGGTAATGCTTGAATTTAGTTTGAATTCGAAATCGTTTTGTTCGGCACCAAACGAAAATTGATAATCGCTAAAGATGACGGATGTATTTACGAAAAGTTTATCGTTAAAGAGGTGATTCCAGCGCATGGAAGCTGTTGCATTCCCCCAAGGAATATCAAATTTAAATCCTCTATCTTTATTTCTAAAGCTGAACACATCTCTACCAAAATACCCACTTAAAAAGATTCTGTCTTTATCAGAAATCCTATAGTTTACCTTTGAGGTAAGGTCAAAGAAGTAGTAGCCTGTACCTTTAAATGCTGAGGTATCATTAATTAGAGGATTTACGAGAATATCAATATATGTTCTTCGACCAGATAGAATAAACGAACTGGTATCTTTTTTGATAGGTCCTTGCAAGGTAAGTTTTGAGGATATAAGCCCTAACCCACCATCTACTTCAAACTTTTTACTGTTACCTTCTTTCATTGAAATATCAAGTACTGAAGCCAAACGACCACCGTATTGGGCAGGCATACCCCCTTTAATGAGATTAATGTCTTTAATGGCATCGGCATTGAATACGGAGAAAAAACCAAATAGGTGAGAGGCATTATATACAGTTGCTTCATCTAGTAGAATAAGGTTTTGGTCTGGTCCGCCACCACGCACGTAAAAACCTGAACTTCCTTCTCCAGAAGATTGTACACCTGGTAGAAGTTGAATGGTTTTGAGGACATCTACTTCACCCATAAATGCAGGTAGCTTTTTGATGTTTTTGACATCAATTTTTACCTGACTCATACTCGAGGATTCTACGTTTTTATCGGCTCCTTCGGATTCAATAACTACTTCTTGAGTGATGATGGCATTAGCTTCTAATGCCACATTTATTCGAATGTCTGTATTTAGATTGATTTTTTTTTGCTGTGTTTTCAATCCTAGAAAAGCATAGTCAACAGTATATTCGCCTTCTTCTATGGTAAGCGAATAGAATCCGTACTGATTGGTTGAAATGCCTTTTAGGTTTTCTTTAACATAAACTGTAGCACCAATTAAATACTCACCGGTTTCATTGTCTTTGACGTAACCGCTGAGGGTATATTTCTCTTGAGCTGATAAATGAAAGACCGCTAGGCAAAGGATAAGTGATAAAAAGGTTTTTTTCATTGTAGGAAATGAATGGAATTTTATTTTTGCAAAGTTAAAACA
Protein-coding regions in this window:
- a CDS encoding TonB-dependent receptor codes for the protein MKKTFLSLILCLAVFHLSAQEKYTLSGYVKDNETGEYLIGATVYVKENLKGISTNQYGFYSLTIEEGEYTVDYAFLGLKTQQKKINLNTDIRINVALEANAIITQEVVIESEGADKNVESSSMSQVKIDVKNIKKLPAFMGEVDVLKTIQLLPGVQSSGEGSSGFYVRGGGPDQNLILLDEATVYNASHLFGFFSVFNADAIKDINLIKGGMPAQYGGRLASVLDISMKEGNSKKFEVDGGLGLISSKLTLQGPIKKDTSSFILSGRRTYIDILVNPLINDTSAFKGTGYYFFDLTSKVNYRISDKDRIFLSGYFGRDVFSFRNKDRGFKFDIPWGNATASMRWNHLFNDKLFVNTSVIFSDYQFSFGAEQNDFEFKLNSSITDWNTKVDFSYLPNYKHNIKFGAHFTYHTFVPGSVTGRSGEVVFEPESIFKQYSNEGALYVSDDIEVNEELKIHAGLRYSSFQFGGPITIRDYFKNEFTGDTTKHHRHIEPRLSLRYKIDKNSSFKASYTQNYQYIHLASLSSVSLPTDLWVPSTDIVKPQYGRQFAVGLFKNFFDNKWETSIEAYHKKMNNLIEYREGALPEDNTNTSSDNSFTFGDGESRGLEFFIKRRLGKTTGWLGYTISKTTRQFDELNNGVEFSAKYDRTHDISLTATHDLNDKWVLSAVFVYATGNTLTPVLDRYVLDGRIYSEYGDRNSYRMPAYHRMDISATYTKNKPNKRFNSSWNFSIYNLYNRANPYFIYFDVEGEGNLADGDLQSKALQVSLFPIIPSITWNFNF
- a CDS encoding DUF4249 family protein: MRTLIPLILITLGLVSCEKFFEFEQEVDFSQGNTTKKIVVQAVMQPGYPAYALLTQSEPFFDPVTAETINSVFVEDATITVRNEDGNEVPLVNILDLNIADFSQDEDLINLFDSLQNALPGLYIQPTPPFTFSEANKSYSLEIIRNEDTLTAFTTIPSEHPMDSVWFVVDENAPRPNLGNFWFHYSDPDTLGNTIMIEHKRLFHTKETQWGENPQNGIEPFSVSVNNIEDPFFVKALWGFVRNDFEGLNGTSFDTYLQRGTSNNILFDTSDHDFEQEENGYFKSGQSILSHDKDVFPDTVLLRFSQIDYESYLFWRSVDYQNNSGGNPFAEPINLQSNVNNGYGIFYGQSAIYYKVIAKEDTIYTERFYPSLFEIF